From Cygnus atratus isolate AKBS03 ecotype Queensland, Australia chromosome 1, CAtr_DNAZoo_HiC_assembly, whole genome shotgun sequence, the proteins below share one genomic window:
- the TTLL1 gene encoding polyglutamylase complex subunit TTLL1 isoform X1 codes for MAGKVKWVTDIEKSVLINNFEKRGWIQVAENEDWNFYWMSVQTIRNVFSVETGYRLSDDQIVNHFPNHYELTRKDLMVKNIKRYRRELEKEGSPLAEKDENGKYIYLDFVPVTFMLPADYNLFVEEFRKNPSSTWIMKPCGKAQGKGIFLINKLSQIKKWSRDSKTSSFVSQSSKEAYVISLYINNPLLIGGKKFDLRLYVLVSTYRPLRCYMYKLGFCRFCTVKYTPSTSELDNMFVHLTNVAIQKHGDDYNHIHGGKWTVSNLRLYLESTRGKEVTNKLFDEIHWIIVQSLKAVAPVMNNDKHCFECYGYDIIIDDKLKPWLIEVNASPSLTSSTANDRILKYNLINDTLNIAVPNGEIPDCKWNKSPPKEVLGNYEVLYDEEMAQSDGPDRDLRSRSGQSTGTKGGRARDSGKPVLTTWK; via the exons ATGGCAGGAAAAGTAAAGTGGGTAACTGACatagaaaaatctgtattaataaacaattttgaaaaaagagGCTGGATTCAGgtggcagaaaatgaagactgGAATTTTTATTG GATGAGCGTACAAAcgatcagaaatgttttcagtgtggAAACTGGTTACCGCCTTTCTGATGACCAAATTGTCAATCATTTCCCCAACCACTATGAGTTGACCAGAAAGGATTTGATGGTAAAAAATATCAAGCGATATAGGAGAGAACttgagaaagaaggaagtcCTCTtgcagaaaaggatgaaaatggaaaatatatttatttgg ATTTTGTTCCTGTTACTTTTATGCTTCCTGCCGATTATAATCTCTTTGTtgaagaattcagaaaaaatcCCTCCAGCACTTGGATTATGAAACCTTGTGGTAAAGCTCaaggaaaaggaatatttctaattaataaactctctcaaattaaaaaatggtcTCGAGATAGCAAAACATCTTC GTTTGTATCTCAGTCTTCCAAAGAAGCTTATGTGATTTCTCTATATATCAACAATCCATTACTAATTGGAGGAAAGAAATTTGACCTTCGTCTGTATGTTTTAGTATCTACCTATCGCCCTCTGAGATGTTACAT GTATAAACTTGGATTTTGCCGGTTTTGTACAGTAAAATATACACCAAGTACAAGTGAATTGGATAACATGTTTGTACATCTTACAAATGTTGCCATTCAGAAACATGGG GATGATTACAATCATATCCATGGAGGCAAGTGGACAGTGAGTAACTTACGCCTGTATCTAGAAAGCACCCGTGGAAAGGAAGTGacaaacaaattatttgatGAAATTCACTGGATAATTGTGCAGTCCCTGAAAGCCGTTGCG cctgtaATGAATAATGATAAACACTGCTTTGAATGCTATGGATATGACATTATCATTGATGACAAGCTTAAACCATGGCTAATTGAG gttaATGCTTCCCCTTCTCTTACTTCCAGTACGGCTAATGATCGCATCTTGAAGTATAATCTTATTAATGACACACTTAACATTGCTGTGCCAAATGGGGAAATTCCAGACTGTAAATGGAATAAATCTCCACCAAAAGAGGTTCTTGGCAATTATGAAGTCTT ATATGATGAAGAGATGGCGCAAAGTGATGGTCCTGATCGTGACTTGCGAAGTCGTTCTGGGCAATCCACTGGAACAAAAGGAGGTCGTGCAAGAGATTCGGGAAAGCCTGTATTGACCACCTggaaataa
- the TTLL1 gene encoding polyglutamylase complex subunit TTLL1 isoform X2 — MSVQTIRNVFSVETGYRLSDDQIVNHFPNHYELTRKDLMVKNIKRYRRELEKEGSPLAEKDENGKYIYLDFVPVTFMLPADYNLFVEEFRKNPSSTWIMKPCGKAQGKGIFLINKLSQIKKWSRDSKTSSFVSQSSKEAYVISLYINNPLLIGGKKFDLRLYVLVSTYRPLRCYMYKLGFCRFCTVKYTPSTSELDNMFVHLTNVAIQKHGDDYNHIHGGKWTVSNLRLYLESTRGKEVTNKLFDEIHWIIVQSLKAVAPVMNNDKHCFECYGYDIIIDDKLKPWLIEVNASPSLTSSTANDRILKYNLINDTLNIAVPNGEIPDCKWNKSPPKEVLGNYEVLYDEEMAQSDGPDRDLRSRSGQSTGTKGGRARDSGKPVLTTWK; from the exons ATGAGCGTACAAAcgatcagaaatgttttcagtgtggAAACTGGTTACCGCCTTTCTGATGACCAAATTGTCAATCATTTCCCCAACCACTATGAGTTGACCAGAAAGGATTTGATGGTAAAAAATATCAAGCGATATAGGAGAGAACttgagaaagaaggaagtcCTCTtgcagaaaaggatgaaaatggaaaatatatttatttgg ATTTTGTTCCTGTTACTTTTATGCTTCCTGCCGATTATAATCTCTTTGTtgaagaattcagaaaaaatcCCTCCAGCACTTGGATTATGAAACCTTGTGGTAAAGCTCaaggaaaaggaatatttctaattaataaactctctcaaattaaaaaatggtcTCGAGATAGCAAAACATCTTC GTTTGTATCTCAGTCTTCCAAAGAAGCTTATGTGATTTCTCTATATATCAACAATCCATTACTAATTGGAGGAAAGAAATTTGACCTTCGTCTGTATGTTTTAGTATCTACCTATCGCCCTCTGAGATGTTACAT GTATAAACTTGGATTTTGCCGGTTTTGTACAGTAAAATATACACCAAGTACAAGTGAATTGGATAACATGTTTGTACATCTTACAAATGTTGCCATTCAGAAACATGGG GATGATTACAATCATATCCATGGAGGCAAGTGGACAGTGAGTAACTTACGCCTGTATCTAGAAAGCACCCGTGGAAAGGAAGTGacaaacaaattatttgatGAAATTCACTGGATAATTGTGCAGTCCCTGAAAGCCGTTGCG cctgtaATGAATAATGATAAACACTGCTTTGAATGCTATGGATATGACATTATCATTGATGACAAGCTTAAACCATGGCTAATTGAG gttaATGCTTCCCCTTCTCTTACTTCCAGTACGGCTAATGATCGCATCTTGAAGTATAATCTTATTAATGACACACTTAACATTGCTGTGCCAAATGGGGAAATTCCAGACTGTAAATGGAATAAATCTCCACCAAAAGAGGTTCTTGGCAATTATGAAGTCTT ATATGATGAAGAGATGGCGCAAAGTGATGGTCCTGATCGTGACTTGCGAAGTCGTTCTGGGCAATCCACTGGAACAAAAGGAGGTCGTGCAAGAGATTCGGGAAAGCCTGTATTGACCACCTggaaataa